Proteins encoded by one window of ANME-2 cluster archaeon:
- a CDS encoding PGF-CTERM sorting domain-containing protein, protein SERVDISKNGGKEMNKKISAVLISALMVLTMFTALVPSASAARTVQAPYEFMGVVNQTPIDSEYFNVSAESRTSPSILYYDLDDQAGYETLSFYTYIDEELTIKEGHLTYTTSAWDDEDGNTFVAWLGEKYYVVENSSSKWIISDLIVDEDDSDDHLLRVGETLTLAEGWSITALEIDVDGKKAWMSLSKDGEEVSNKVVKEFGSDDAAGTGYFVYEDDLGANDDSEVMNFTVETVFAGMNTNLVKINDIDLISLDVLEIKSSTNDVVKDFDVKNMSQYTITVDNADDISLAEDGVVEIMDDRFAIRVTDGKSMAGLGKIIIIEGDGTHTATRTATPTPTVTQVGTEPGTGTEPGTATATATATATEVVPTPTPTKEPGFEAVFAVAGLLAVAYLVLRQRD, encoded by the coding sequence CATCCGAGCGGGTGGATATATCCAAAAATGGAGGAAAAGAAATGAATAAGAAAATATCAGCAGTATTAATATCTGCGCTCATGGTGCTGACCATGTTTACAGCTTTGGTGCCTTCTGCATCAGCTGCAAGAACAGTACAGGCACCTTATGAGTTTATGGGTGTTGTAAATCAAACCCCAATAGACTCGGAATATTTCAATGTATCCGCAGAATCACGAACGAGTCCAAGTATTTTATACTATGACCTGGACGATCAAGCAGGTTATGAGACACTATCATTCTATACCTATATAGATGAAGAATTGACGATTAAGGAAGGTCACCTGACTTATACCACCAGTGCCTGGGATGATGAAGATGGCAATACATTTGTTGCCTGGCTTGGCGAGAAATATTATGTCGTCGAGAACTCTTCAAGCAAGTGGATCATCAGCGACCTTATCGTGGATGAAGATGATTCAGATGACCATCTCCTGAGAGTTGGCGAAACCCTTACTCTTGCTGAAGGCTGGTCTATCACCGCTCTTGAAATAGATGTGGATGGTAAGAAAGCATGGATGTCTCTGTCTAAAGACGGCGAAGAAGTTTCCAACAAGGTTGTCAAGGAATTTGGTTCTGATGATGCAGCCGGCACAGGGTACTTTGTTTATGAAGATGACCTTGGTGCAAACGATGATTCAGAAGTCATGAACTTTACTGTTGAGACCGTGTTCGCAGGTATGAATACCAATCTGGTGAAGATCAATGATATCGATTTGATTTCACTTGATGTCCTTGAGATCAAGAGTTCAACAAATGATGTTGTTAAAGACTTTGATGTTAAGAATATGAGCCAATACACGATAACCGTCGATAACGCCGATGATATATCACTGGCAGAAGATGGTGTCGTTGAAATCATGGATGACAGGTTCGCTATCAGAGTCACTGACGGTAAATCCATGGCAGGTCTTGGTAAAATCATTATCATCGAAGGCGATGGTACACACACAGCAACCAGGACAGCCACACCAACTCCAACCGTGACCCAAGTAGGTACAGAACCTGGAACAGGTACTGAACCCGGTACCGCTACAGCAACAGCAACAGCAACCGCAACTGAAGTCGTGCCCACCCCAACTCCCACAAAGGAGCCTGGATTTGAGGCAGTGTTCGCAGTAGCAGGTCTGCTCGCAGTAGCCTATCTGGTACTCAGACAGCGTGATTAA
- a CDS encoding AarF/ABC1/UbiB kinase family protein: protein MFSKIKRYMKITRVFYKYRLFSILSKESRQRAEPVDLCTCPIDFERRSNSVKLRMALEELGPSFIKLGQAMSKRPDIVPVEYGAELEKLQERVQPYDFERMQEAFSVICGTTSNDTGVHSDFTALFDDFNTEPIASASIAQVYEAVLNGEDVAVKIARPGMMDVINLDLDILYDLKFIFLKLLKINDKIDVDGFLEEFKTMLNRELDYRNEAFNMERFRENFKDFNQVHIPKVYWELTNDNIIVMEHIYGVTLREYRTFNSAEKKRVAKLISTSFLKMVYIDGFFHADPHPGNIFVMKNGNIAYLDFGAIGKLDSGIMKDMYSVFYAVYIKDVDMVANSMLKMAHKPVDEIDIHAFKWDIDELISRQHYGRGERHSDDFVKLALKYDLSLPRTFSLLERALVLVESTCLDLDPDFNLMDEVKALSREIARKKYSPTKMVEDFQMEWDNIYEAFKSIPAGINDIFETLRIIKTLNITKQETAAKKRRFINNILQRLYIIVLLASSAALLVFARGEIVLQIAGIGGFVISIFLGTMVLFKK from the coding sequence CTTATCTAAAGAATCCAGGCAAAGAGCGGAACCGGTAGACCTGTGTACCTGTCCGATAGATTTTGAGCGCAGGTCCAATTCAGTAAAACTCCGTATGGCTTTAGAAGAGCTTGGGCCCAGTTTTATCAAACTTGGTCAGGCCATGAGTAAACGGCCTGATATTGTTCCTGTTGAATATGGCGCAGAACTGGAAAAACTTCAGGAAAGAGTACAACCGTACGATTTTGAAAGGATGCAGGAAGCATTTAGCGTTATATGTGGTACTACATCAAATGACACCGGAGTACATAGCGATTTTACTGCACTCTTTGATGATTTTAACACAGAACCGATTGCCAGTGCCTCCATTGCCCAGGTATACGAAGCCGTACTGAACGGGGAGGATGTAGCGGTCAAGATTGCAAGGCCGGGTATGATGGATGTGATCAATCTTGACCTGGATATATTATATGATCTGAAATTCATTTTCCTGAAATTGCTAAAGATCAATGATAAGATTGACGTTGACGGTTTTCTTGAAGAATTCAAGACCATGTTGAACCGTGAACTGGATTACCGCAATGAAGCTTTCAATATGGAACGCTTCAGGGAGAATTTCAAAGATTTCAACCAGGTACATATTCCCAAGGTCTACTGGGAGTTGACCAATGACAATATTATTGTAATGGAACATATTTACGGTGTAACGCTAAGGGAATACAGGACATTCAATTCTGCTGAGAAAAAAAGGGTCGCAAAGCTCATTTCAACCAGTTTCCTCAAAATGGTTTATATAGACGGATTCTTCCACGCAGACCCGCATCCAGGCAACATATTCGTTATGAAGAACGGTAATATTGCATATCTTGACTTCGGCGCTATCGGAAAGCTTGATTCTGGTATCATGAAAGATATGTACTCTGTGTTCTATGCTGTCTACATAAAAGATGTTGACATGGTTGCGAACTCAATGTTAAAAATGGCCCACAAACCTGTTGATGAGATCGACATTCATGCTTTCAAATGGGATATTGACGAACTTATATCCAGGCAGCATTATGGAAGGGGTGAACGGCACAGTGATGATTTTGTCAAGCTTGCATTGAAATATGACCTGTCATTGCCTCGCACATTTTCGCTGCTTGAGAGGGCTCTTGTCCTGGTTGAGAGTACCTGTCTTGACCTTGACCCGGATTTTAATCTTATGGATGAAGTGAAAGCCCTGTCCAGGGAAATTGCCAGGAAAAAGTATTCGCCCACAAAAATGGTTGAAGACTTCCAGATGGAATGGGACAATATCTATGAAGCTTTTAAAAGCATACCTGCTGGTATCAATGATATATTTGAAACTTTGAGGATCATAAAAACGCTAAACATCACCAAACAGGAAACTGCTGCTAAAAAAAGACGTTTCATCAACAATATTTTGCAGCGTCTTTACATTATTGTTTTGCTGGCATCATCAGCCGCGTTACTGGTATTTGCACGAGGAGAAATTGTACTTCAGATTGCAGGTATTGGCGGGTTTGTTATAAGCATCTTTCTGGGTACAATGGTACTATTTAAGAAATAG
- a CDS encoding nitroreductase family protein — MEPIIDVIKSRRSVRQFLDRPVEDDLIAEILEAGRWAPSGLNNQPWRFVVVRDRRLIAALAECTRYGAIILGTSLLIAVFLDEDVMYDHTKDTLACGAAIQNMLLATHGTGLGAVWLGEILNRKAEVCRILEAPGSMELMAVIAVGYPAPGGSNPGVRRDISEIAFAERFNKPIS, encoded by the coding sequence ATGGAGCCGATAATTGATGTGATCAAATCCCGCAGGAGTGTCAGGCAGTTTTTAGACCGGCCTGTTGAAGATGATCTTATCGCAGAGATCCTTGAAGCTGGCCGGTGGGCGCCGTCCGGCCTGAACAACCAGCCCTGGCGTTTTGTAGTGGTCAGAGACAGACGACTTATAGCCGCACTGGCAGAATGTACCCGGTACGGCGCGATTATTCTGGGGACATCCCTTTTGATCGCAGTATTCCTTGATGAAGATGTGATGTATGACCACACCAAGGATACCTTAGCCTGCGGTGCAGCCATACAGAACATGTTACTTGCAACCCACGGTACCGGACTGGGTGCCGTTTGGCTGGGCGAGATATTGAACCGAAAAGCTGAAGTGTGCCGCATTCTTGAAGCACCGGGCTCAATGGAACTGATGGCAGTTATTGCAGTTGGTTATCCCGCTCCGGGTGGCAGCAATCCAGGGGTGCGTCGCGATATTTCGGAGATTGCTTTTGCAGAGCGGTTCAACAAGCCTATTTCTTAA